The following are encoded in a window of Brevibacillus sp. DP1.3A genomic DNA:
- a CDS encoding Glu/Leu/Phe/Val dehydrogenase, protein MLNTVEKENLNPYEIVQKQIDAAAALLGLRSDAVEILKRPKRVLAVSFPVKMDDGSVRVFEGYRSQHNDAVGPTKGGIRFHPDVTMDEVKALSMWMSFKCGVVGLPYGGGKGGVICDPHEFSKNELERVSRGFMEAIADIVGPETDIPAPDVYTTPQIMGWMMDTYSRLKGTYSPGVITGKPLSIGGSKGRNEATARGCVFTILEALKDSGRKPEQTTVAIQGFGNAGRIAARLLTELGFKIVAVSDSRGGIYAAAGLDIEKVGQLKDNATILEYVGGTVISNEQLLELEVDILIPAALENVITAANAHSIQAKWIAEAANGPTTPDADAILREKGIIVIPDILANAGGVTVSYFEWVQNLMNYYWSEVEVNEKLQTTMINAYRAVKELSDQYKVDLRTGAYMISLLRITEAMEARGWI, encoded by the coding sequence ATGCTAAATACTGTAGAGAAAGAAAACCTAAATCCATACGAAATTGTACAGAAACAGATTGATGCTGCAGCGGCATTGTTGGGATTGCGGAGCGATGCTGTAGAAATTTTAAAGCGACCCAAACGAGTATTGGCTGTTAGTTTTCCTGTCAAGATGGATGATGGCAGCGTACGTGTCTTTGAAGGCTACCGATCTCAGCATAATGATGCGGTAGGACCGACCAAGGGAGGGATTCGCTTTCACCCGGATGTGACAATGGATGAAGTCAAGGCGCTCTCCATGTGGATGTCATTCAAATGTGGCGTGGTTGGTCTTCCTTATGGCGGCGGAAAAGGCGGCGTCATATGTGATCCCCACGAATTCAGTAAAAATGAGCTGGAACGAGTCAGTCGCGGCTTCATGGAAGCCATCGCTGATATTGTCGGACCGGAGACAGATATACCTGCACCCGATGTGTATACGACCCCACAAATCATGGGCTGGATGATGGATACGTATAGTCGATTAAAAGGCACCTATTCTCCGGGAGTCATCACGGGAAAACCACTGAGTATCGGCGGCTCCAAAGGAAGAAACGAAGCGACTGCCCGCGGATGTGTCTTTACCATACTCGAGGCATTAAAAGATTCTGGACGCAAGCCGGAACAAACAACTGTCGCGATTCAAGGCTTTGGCAATGCCGGAAGAATAGCAGCGAGGCTTTTAACAGAGCTGGGCTTCAAAATCGTGGCGGTCAGTGACTCACGCGGAGGTATTTATGCTGCTGCTGGCTTGGACATCGAAAAGGTCGGTCAGTTAAAAGACAACGCCACCATTTTGGAGTATGTAGGTGGTACGGTCATCTCCAATGAACAGCTGTTGGAGCTGGAAGTGGATATTCTGATCCCGGCCGCGTTGGAAAATGTCATTACAGCAGCGAATGCCCACAGCATTCAGGCCAAGTGGATTGCAGAAGCAGCAAACGGACCAACTACACCGGATGCTGACGCCATTTTACGGGAAAAAGGAATTATCGTTATTCCTGATATTCTCGCCAATGCAGGTGGCGTAACGGTTTCTTATTTTGAATGGGTGCAAAATCTGATGAATTACTACTGGTCCGAGGTTGAGGTAAACGAAAAGCTGCAAACGACAATGATTAACGCCTATCGCGCCGTGAAAGAACTCTCTGATCAATACAAGGTGGACTTGCGCACGGGAGCCTATATGATCTCGCTTTTGCGAATTACGGAGGCGATGGAAGCGCGCGGCTGGATTTAA
- a CDS encoding nicotinate phosphoribosyltransferase, whose protein sequence is MQSFGVALHTDKYQINMMYAHWVNGTHNQKVVFEAFFRKLPFGNGYAVSAGLERIVSYIKNLCFEESDLKYLSEQEENYDPKFLEELRQLRFKGSLYSVKEGTVVFPNEPLIRVEGRVMEAQLVETALLNYMNYQTLIATKASRIKNVAGNDVLMEFGTRRAQEADAALWGTRAAYLAGFDATSNMLAGKMFGIPTKGTHAHSWVQSFESEEEAFERFAAALPGQVTLLVDTYDTLKSGVPNAIKVGKRLEKQGKKLMAVRLDSGDLTYLSCKTREMLDKAGMTDVQIVASNDLDEHTIMNLKVQGARVNSWGVGTQLITAADQPTLGGVYKLVAREGADGEYQPTIKISGNPEKVTTPGIKDMYRLIDTETGKAIADYMCFPHETTVDEGAPLHLFHPSHTYLSKHLENYQAESLLIPVFVDGELVYELPTLQEIRNYHREQLKLFWPEYLRMLNPEHYRLHISEEMWETKTKLMKAYLKK, encoded by the coding sequence ATGCAATCATTTGGTGTGGCACTACACACAGATAAATATCAAATCAACATGATGTACGCCCATTGGGTGAACGGAACACACAATCAGAAGGTCGTTTTCGAAGCATTTTTCCGCAAGCTGCCTTTTGGAAACGGATACGCCGTATCTGCCGGATTGGAACGAATTGTTTCCTATATAAAAAATTTATGTTTTGAAGAAAGCGATCTCAAGTATTTGAGTGAGCAGGAGGAGAACTACGATCCGAAGTTTTTGGAAGAGCTGCGCCAGCTTCGTTTTAAGGGCTCGCTCTACTCCGTGAAGGAAGGAACCGTGGTTTTCCCGAACGAGCCGCTGATTCGTGTAGAGGGGCGTGTCATGGAGGCACAGCTGGTTGAGACGGCCCTGTTGAACTACATGAACTATCAGACGCTGATTGCGACCAAAGCTTCGCGGATTAAAAACGTGGCGGGCAATGATGTTCTTATGGAGTTCGGAACAAGAAGGGCGCAGGAGGCTGATGCTGCGCTGTGGGGGACGCGGGCAGCGTATTTGGCTGGCTTCGACGCGACTTCGAATATGCTGGCAGGGAAAATGTTTGGCATTCCGACAAAAGGGACGCACGCTCACTCATGGGTACAGAGCTTTGAGAGTGAGGAGGAAGCATTTGAGCGCTTCGCAGCAGCTCTACCAGGACAGGTAACCTTGCTGGTCGACACTTACGATACGCTCAAAAGCGGCGTGCCTAATGCAATTAAGGTCGGAAAACGTCTGGAGAAACAAGGCAAAAAGCTGATGGCGGTGCGCTTGGATAGTGGCGACTTGACGTATTTGTCCTGCAAGACGCGCGAAATGCTTGATAAGGCAGGCATGACCGATGTGCAAATTGTCGCTTCCAATGATCTCGATGAGCACACGATTATGAACCTGAAAGTACAAGGAGCACGCGTAAATAGCTGGGGAGTAGGAACGCAGCTCATCACGGCAGCGGATCAGCCCACACTTGGAGGCGTATACAAGCTGGTGGCGCGCGAAGGCGCGGACGGAGAATATCAGCCGACCATCAAAATCTCCGGAAATCCGGAAAAAGTCACAACGCCGGGCATCAAAGATATGTACCGATTGATTGATACGGAAACAGGGAAAGCGATTGCTGACTACATGTGCTTTCCACATGAAACAACAGTCGACGAGGGAGCACCTCTCCATTTGTTCCATCCGAGCCATACGTATTTGAGCAAGCATTTGGAGAACTACCAGGCAGAGTCGCTGCTCATTCCGGTATTTGTGGATGGGGAACTAGTCTATGAACTGCCGACCCTTCAAGAGATTCGCAACTACCATCGTGAGCAGCTCAAGCTGTTCTGGCCTGAATACTTGCGCATGCTGAATCCTGAGCATTACCGTTTGCACATCAGCGAAGAGATGTGGGAGACGAAAACAAAGCTGATGAAGGCGTATTTGAAAAAATAA
- a CDS encoding MOSC domain-containing protein: protein MSRKIVTISKGLPKSNMYNGKEYLSGIWKEEADELVVRSEKIDDDDIANPEYHGGPDRVVCAYPFEHYAHWEKLFGQPLTNAAFGENLTLAGMTEEQVCIGDVYQFGDAILQVTQGRFPCATINKRNNNNQLLKAVVEMGYTGYFFRVLQEGTIKPDSKITLITAHPKQVTVASIHHLYFHDKSPSLETVQRMLEVEELAQPWRKKLLEKVVQQVDF from the coding sequence TTGAGCAGAAAAATCGTTACGATTAGTAAAGGATTGCCTAAAAGTAATATGTACAACGGCAAGGAATATCTCTCCGGCATTTGGAAGGAGGAAGCGGACGAGCTCGTTGTCCGTTCCGAGAAAATTGATGATGACGATATCGCGAATCCAGAGTACCACGGCGGCCCAGATCGCGTCGTCTGTGCGTATCCTTTTGAACATTATGCCCATTGGGAGAAGTTATTCGGCCAACCTCTGACCAATGCGGCATTCGGAGAAAATCTCACGCTCGCTGGCATGACCGAAGAGCAGGTCTGCATCGGGGATGTGTATCAATTCGGTGATGCCATCCTGCAAGTGACCCAAGGCAGATTTCCTTGCGCGACCATCAACAAGCGCAACAACAATAACCAGCTGCTCAAAGCGGTGGTGGAAATGGGCTATACGGGCTATTTCTTCCGCGTCTTGCAGGAAGGAACGATCAAGCCAGACTCCAAGATTACCCTCATCACTGCACATCCAAAACAAGTAACGGTAGCGTCGATTCACCACTTATACTTCCATGACAAGTCACCATCCCTAGAGACGGTACAGCGTATGCTTGAGGTAGAGGAATTGGCGCAACCCTGGCGAAAAAAACTACTGGAAAAGGTTGTTCAACAAGTCGACTTTTGA
- the rluF gene encoding 23S rRNA pseudouridine(2604) synthase RluF, giving the protein MRINKFISETGICSRREADKLIEAKRVTINGQLAELGSTVASGDDVRIDGQPLGVKKKDVYIALNKPVGITCTTELHVKGNIIDFVNHPERVFPIGRLDKDSQGLILLTNDGDIVNKILRAENNHDKEYIVTVDKPITANFLHGMANGVRILGTTTKPCEVTKVSDRVFNIVLTQGLNRQIRRMCQAFGYQVRKLERVRIMNIALGNLKLGQWRNLTAKELTDLNKSL; this is encoded by the coding sequence ATGCGAATTAATAAGTTCATCAGTGAAACCGGCATTTGCTCACGAAGAGAAGCCGATAAATTAATCGAGGCCAAGCGCGTGACGATCAATGGCCAACTCGCGGAACTGGGAAGTACAGTTGCGTCAGGAGATGACGTGCGCATCGATGGGCAGCCGCTCGGCGTCAAAAAGAAAGATGTCTACATCGCCTTGAATAAGCCTGTCGGAATTACGTGTACCACTGAACTACACGTCAAAGGCAACATCATCGATTTCGTCAATCACCCGGAGCGGGTTTTTCCTATCGGGCGACTGGATAAGGATTCGCAAGGACTCATCCTGTTAACCAATGACGGAGATATCGTAAACAAAATTTTGCGTGCGGAGAACAATCATGACAAAGAGTACATCGTCACCGTAGATAAGCCCATCACGGCGAATTTCTTGCACGGAATGGCAAACGGCGTACGCATTCTCGGAACGACCACAAAGCCTTGCGAAGTAACCAAAGTCAGCGACCGCGTCTTCAATATCGTGCTGACGCAAGGGCTGAATCGACAAATCAGACGGATGTGCCAAGCTTTTGGTTATCAGGTGCGAAAACTTGAACGGGTACGCATCATGAACATTGCCCTGGGAAATTTGAAATTGGGGCAATGGCGCAATCTGACGGCCAAGGAATTGACTGATCTGAATAAAAGCTTGTGA
- the thrC gene encoding threonine synthase — MKLVCVDCSKEVPAHLFDYQCTCGGLFDIIHDTSAIDAQQLKRVFHERLSERMTPYASGVWRYKELIFPELPEEYITTKYEGNTGLYASTLIQSYVGSNSKVWLKAQSENPSGSFKDNGMTVAVSHGRSLGYQRFTCTSTGNTSSSLAMYAALTHGESYVFVPNKNISLNKVMQTLAYGAKVISFDGTYDDGIRFYEQYSKELGLYICNSINPFRIEGQKSIVYEIAQYLNWNLPDWVVIPGGALSNVTALGKGLQDLKNLGFIEKVPRVALVQAEGASPFHRMVAGGHTELTPEPNPYTRASALNIGNPPSWKKALRTLDETNGVTCSVTDQEILDAKAWVDKSGIGCEPASAATVAGLRKLIAGQVIDKYETAVCILTGNMLKDTDALQEYHLGESVSASYPNTIVSAQLTLKEIGAMLS, encoded by the coding sequence ATGAAACTGGTTTGTGTCGATTGCAGCAAGGAAGTGCCTGCCCATTTATTTGACTATCAATGCACGTGCGGTGGCTTGTTTGACATTATTCACGATACGTCAGCCATCGATGCCCAACAGCTCAAGCGCGTCTTTCACGAGCGGCTGTCAGAGCGCATGACACCTTATGCGAGCGGGGTATGGCGCTACAAAGAGCTGATTTTCCCCGAGCTTCCTGAAGAGTACATCACGACCAAGTACGAAGGAAATACAGGACTGTACGCATCTACACTCATCCAATCGTATGTAGGAAGCAACAGCAAGGTATGGCTGAAGGCACAAAGCGAGAATCCAAGTGGTTCATTCAAAGACAACGGGATGACTGTCGCCGTATCACACGGGCGTTCACTAGGCTATCAACGCTTCACCTGCACATCGACTGGCAATACCTCATCCTCTCTCGCCATGTATGCAGCACTCACCCATGGCGAATCGTACGTGTTTGTTCCGAACAAAAACATTTCTTTGAATAAAGTCATGCAAACACTCGCCTACGGAGCAAAGGTCATCAGCTTTGATGGGACTTACGATGATGGCATCCGCTTTTACGAGCAATACAGCAAAGAGCTCGGCCTCTACATCTGCAATTCGATCAATCCATTCCGCATTGAAGGGCAGAAGAGTATCGTGTACGAAATTGCCCAGTACCTCAATTGGAACCTCCCCGATTGGGTGGTCATCCCTGGAGGAGCGCTAAGCAATGTGACAGCTCTCGGAAAAGGCTTGCAGGATTTGAAAAATCTCGGGTTCATTGAGAAAGTTCCTCGTGTGGCACTCGTACAGGCGGAAGGTGCTAGTCCATTCCATCGCATGGTCGCAGGCGGACACACCGAGCTGACACCCGAACCCAATCCATATACACGTGCCTCCGCGCTGAATATCGGCAATCCGCCCAGCTGGAAAAAGGCACTACGTACATTAGATGAAACAAATGGCGTTACCTGCTCCGTGACTGATCAAGAGATTCTCGACGCCAAAGCATGGGTGGATAAGAGTGGGATCGGCTGCGAGCCCGCCTCTGCTGCTACAGTCGCAGGATTGCGCAAGCTTATCGCAGGACAAGTGATCGACAAGTACGAAACAGCCGTGTGCATTTTGACAGGAAACATGCTGAAGGACACTGATGCACTGCAAGAGTATCATTTGGGGGAATCGGTGTCAGCGAGCTATCCGAATACAATTGTTTCGGCACAGCTTACACTGAAAGAGATTGGCGCCATGCTTTCGTAA
- a CDS encoding cold-shock protein: protein MEQGTVKWFNAEKGFGFIEREGKEDVFVHFSAIQSEGFKSLDEGQKVTFDVEQGQRGPQATNVQKV from the coding sequence ATGGAACAAGGTACAGTAAAATGGTTTAACGCAGAAAAAGGTTTTGGTTTTATTGAGCGCGAAGGTAAAGAAGACGTATTCGTACACTTCTCTGCTATCCAAAGCGAAGGTTTCAAATCCCTTGACGAAGGTCAAAAAGTTACTTTTGACGTAGAACAAGGCCAACGCGGACCACAAGCTACTAACGTTCAAAAAGTTTAA
- a CDS encoding Crp/Fnr family transcriptional regulator, translating to MQKEQIAEVLARFPSLAALTPEEWQEEGISITTVPANFTIDEGEFLENAPLILDGLVRIFKLSSDGREVTLYRLSAGECCPLIASSILGETVYEASACVEKPSMVLNVPTKIYKKWIEKHQGFRQYIFQSFARRLIIMSNLIDDINFKSIRVRISEYLIEHTGAENDSLAITHDQLAIELGTAREVISRTLKKMEKEGLLRVARGQITDILRSKLPTVE from the coding sequence ATGCAAAAGGAGCAGATTGCTGAAGTCCTTGCACGTTTTCCAAGTCTGGCGGCACTTACTCCAGAAGAGTGGCAAGAGGAGGGAATTTCCATCACTACGGTTCCAGCCAACTTTACCATTGATGAAGGCGAGTTTTTGGAGAATGCGCCATTAATCTTGGATGGGCTGGTTCGTATTTTCAAACTGAGCAGCGATGGGAGAGAGGTTACGTTGTACAGGCTATCGGCTGGCGAGTGCTGCCCACTCATCGCGTCTAGTATATTGGGAGAAACGGTGTATGAAGCATCGGCTTGCGTGGAGAAGCCGAGTATGGTCTTGAACGTCCCAACGAAGATTTATAAGAAATGGATCGAGAAGCATCAAGGCTTTCGCCAGTATATTTTTCAATCATTTGCGCGTCGATTGATTATCATGTCGAACTTGATTGACGACATTAACTTTAAATCCATTCGGGTTCGGATTTCCGAATATTTGATCGAGCATACAGGTGCGGAGAATGATTCGCTCGCCATTACACATGATCAGTTGGCAATTGAGCTGGGGACTGCTCGTGAAGTGATTAGCCGGACATTGAAGAAAATGGAAAAAGAAGGGCTGCTGCGTGTAGCGCGGGGGCAAATTACGGATATTCTACGTTCCAAACTACCTACGGTTGAATAA
- a CDS encoding alpha/beta fold hydrolase — protein sequence MSTYVLVHGACQGEWVWEKVKPELEALGHKVATLDLPGSGQDMTPPEQVTLDLYVEKVSDLIKQQNEKVILVGHSMGGVVITQTAEKVHDKIDKLVYLCAFLPKNGESLISKSEGEKGPEFELNEADMTLAPKLETVEETFFNAVEDEALRLASMKRCRPQALAPFTQPVQITEEKFGSVDRVYIETTLDNAIPIDFQRRMNTETPCSKVITLEADHAPFLSKPEELVNHLDQVSKS from the coding sequence ATGAGTACGTATGTATTGGTTCATGGAGCATGCCAAGGTGAATGGGTATGGGAAAAAGTAAAACCTGAGCTTGAAGCATTGGGACACAAGGTCGCGACATTGGACTTGCCTGGAAGTGGACAAGACATGACACCTCCAGAACAAGTGACACTGGATCTCTACGTAGAGAAAGTATCCGACCTGATCAAGCAACAAAACGAAAAAGTAATCCTTGTCGGACACAGCATGGGTGGCGTGGTCATTACGCAAACAGCTGAAAAAGTACATGACAAAATTGATAAGCTCGTCTACCTTTGCGCATTCTTGCCGAAAAACGGGGAAAGTCTCATAAGCAAGTCTGAAGGAGAAAAAGGCCCAGAATTCGAATTGAATGAAGCCGACATGACGCTGGCTCCGAAGCTTGAGACTGTGGAAGAAACATTTTTCAATGCAGTTGAGGATGAGGCACTAAGGCTGGCGTCGATGAAACGTTGCCGTCCGCAAGCGCTGGCTCCATTTACACAACCAGTGCAAATTACTGAAGAGAAATTCGGAAGCGTTGATCGCGTCTATATTGAAACAACTTTAGACAATGCGATCCCAATCGATTTCCAACGCAGAATGAACACAGAAACACCTTGCAGCAAAGTCATTACACTGGAAGCCGATCATGCGCCTTTCTTGTCCAAACCAGAAGAACTGGTAAATCACCTCGATCAAGTAAGCAAATCATAA